A region from the Eptesicus fuscus isolate TK198812 chromosome 1, DD_ASM_mEF_20220401, whole genome shotgun sequence genome encodes:
- the LOC129148535 gene encoding histone H2A-Bbd type 2/3, which translates to MSGQRSRGGSSDHQRRTRNRSRTTRADLTFSVSHLERLLLDGHYTQRLSPNAPVYLAAIIQYLTATVLELAGNEAQKIGCRRITPELLDMAIHNNALLSGFFENTTISLAAPGRQ; encoded by the coding sequence ATGTCTGGGCAAAGGAGCCGTGGGGGGTCTTCTGATCACCAGAGGCGGACCCGCAACCGCAGCCGCACCACCAGAGCCGACTTGACCTTCTCTGTGAGCCACCTGGAGCGCCTCCTGCTGGACGGCCACTACACCCAGCGTCTCAGCCCCAACGCCCCCGTGTACCTGGCGGCCATCATCCAGTACCTGACGGCCACCGTCCTGGAGCTGGCGGGCAACGAGGCCCAGAAAATCGGCTGCAGGCGCATCACCCCAGAGCTGCTGGACATGGCGATCCACAACAACGCACTGCTCAGCGGCTTCTTCGAGAACACCACCATATCCCTGGCTGCCCCGGGCAGGCAGTAG
- the F8A1 gene encoding 40-kDa huntingtin-associated protein has translation MAASSGGLGGGAGPGPETGDFLARYRQVSNKLKKRFLRKPNVAEAGEQFAQLGRELRAQECLPYAAWCQLAVARCHQALFHGPGEALALTEAARLFLQQELDARQRLACPAAYGEPLQAAASALGAAVRLHLELGQPAAAAALCLELAAALRDLGQPAAAAGHFQRAAQLQLSQLPLAALQALGDAASCQLLARDYNGALAIFTRMQRLAQEHGSHPVQPPPPPLPPQPQSQVQSQPLGLQHGPGAAPAPTAALPPPNAGSAAAPSPAVLGAFSDILVRCEVSRVLLLLLLQPPPAKLLPEHAHTLEKYSWEAFDSQGQESSGQLPEDLFLLLQSLVMATHEKDTEAVKALQVELWPLLSAEQNHLLHLVLQETISPSGQGIG, from the coding sequence ATGGCGGCGTCCTCCGGCGGCTTGGGTGGCGGTGCGGGCCCGGGGCCCGAGACCGGGGACTTCCTGGCCAGGTACCGGCAGGTGTCTAACAAGCTGAAGAAGCGGTTCCTGCGGAAGCCGAACGTGGCGGAGGCCGGCGAGCAGTTCGCCCAGCTGGGCCGCGAGCTGCGCGCCCAGGAGTGCCTGCCCTACGCGGCCTGGTGCCAGTTGGCCGTGGCGCGCTGCCACCAGGCGCTGTTCCACGGGCCGGGGGAGGCCCTGGCGCTCACCGAGGCCGCCCGCCTCTTCCTGCAGCAGGAGCTCGACGCGCGCCAGCGCCTCGCCTGCCCCGCCGCCTACGGGGAGCCCCTGCAGGCGGCCGCCAGCGCCCTGGGCGCCGCCGTGCGCCTGCACCTCGAGCTGGGCCagccggccgccgccgccgccctctgCCTGGAGCTGGCCGCCGCCCTGCGCGACCTGGGCCagccggccgccgccgccggccacTTCCAGCGCGCCGCCCAGCTGCAGCTGTCGCAGCTGCCCCTGGCCGCGCTGCAGGCGCTGGGGGACGCCGcctcctgccagctgctggcgCGCGACTACAACGGCGCCCTGGCCATCTTCACCCGCATGCAGCGCCTGGCGCAGGAGCACGGCAGCCACCCggtgcagccgccgccgccgccgctcccgccGCAGCCGCAGTCGCAGGTACAGTCGCAGCCGCTAGGCCTCCAGCATGGACCCGGCGCGGCCCCCGCCCCGACCGCCGCGCTGCCTCCTCCCAACGCCGGCTCTGCGGCCGCGCCCTCCCCCGCGGTGCTGGGCGCCTTCTCGGACATCCTGGTCCGGTGCGAGGTGTCCcgcgtgctgctgctgctgctgctgcagccccCGCCCGCCAAGCTGCTCCCGGAGCACGCCCACACCCTGGAGAAGTACTCCTGGGAGGCGTTCGACAGCCAGGGCCAGGAGAGCAGCGGCCAGCTCCCCGAAGACCTCTTCCTGCTGCTGCAGTCGCTGGTCATGGCCACCCACGAGAAGGACACGGAAGCCGTCAAGGCGCTGCAGGTGGAGCTGTGGCCGCTGCTGAGCGCCGAGCAGAACCACCTGCTTCACCTCGTGCTGCAAGAAACCATCTCCCCCTCGGGACAGGGGATCGGATGA